A genomic region of Nymphaea colorata isolate Beijing-Zhang1983 chromosome 2, ASM883128v2, whole genome shotgun sequence contains the following coding sequences:
- the LOC116248839 gene encoding putative callose synthase 8 isoform X6 — MAYELVSHLSGAVSFKTGESFTPIYGQGKGDFLTQVITPIYNVVYKESQRSNNGTAGHSQWRNYDDLNEFFWSPDCFQLGWPMRSGMADLADFFSTLPPDKHRTCPMDDEKPIWLGKTNFVEIRSFWHLFRSFDRMWAFLLLALQAMIVMAWHGVQSPFDVLDASILKDMMSIFITSSVINFLRAILDIVFTWKARKSMCFSQKLRLVLKLVAAIIWAILLSFYYAFPRHRSFCFSRMFSNRASQWSCLSPYTITIIAYMTPNAIGVLLFFLPALASCVETSTWKIFAILSWWVQPRLYVGRGMQESTISLTKYSVFWTLLLTSKLLFSYYFEVLPLVGPTKQIMEMNIKKYEWHEFFPEVKNNAGAVVAVWAPVILVYFMDTQIWYAVFCTIFGGLSGVFHHLGEIRTMGTLRTRFHSLPSAFNVHLMPKSTKRKTGSFFSSNFSKASEKAQNRSAEFAQVWNQIITSFRSEDLISNREMDLMIVPISSELGDSSACCPLFLLAAKLSTAVDIAKNFIGTDRDLYKTIKKDVYMLSAVKECYESLKHIFNLLVVGDREKRIMSGIIEQVETSVKESTFLMHFRMKELPILHKKFVQMVDLLIENKVDCQGKLVRLLQDIFEVVTEDMIIHGCSFCDSVRCSHSADDMLLFLPSDTNAVLSYPLPESADDMLLFLPSDTNAVLSYPLPDDSSLQEKIKRLYLLLTINESAMDIPVNLEARRRISFFSTSLFMDMPPAPKVRSMIPFSVITPYYMEEVTFSEEELHSVQDAVSIIFYMQTIYPGFYLLNSLFRFFYVHLFLVLSCSSISPDEWKNFLERIECGDSDFTDAEKMEELRKWASYRGQTLSRTVRGMMYYKEALKLQAFLDMANEEEICKGYDAVKRNGNAHHRLLAQLEGVADMKFTYVVSCQNFGAQKSSGDPRAHDIVDLMIKYPSLRVAYIEEREMGNGHKVYFSVLVKAANNLDQEVYRIQLPGPPIIGEGKPENQNHAIIFTRGEGLQTIDMNQDNYLEEAFKMRNLLQEFLHHSRKRPPTILGMREHIFTGSVSSLAGFMSYQETSFVTIGQRLLANPLKVRFHYGHPDVFDRIFHLTRGGVSKASKVINLSEDIFAGYNSTLRQGNVTYHEYMQVGKGRDLGLNQISLFEAKVANGNAEQSLSRDIYRLGHRFDFFRMLSCYYTTVGFYFSALVTVLGIYVFLYGQLYLVLSGLEKAILSAAGAERNRSLETALASQSFIQLGLLTGLPMLMELGLEKGFRTAVYNFFLMQFQLASVFFTFNLGTKAHYYSCTLLHGGAKYRPTGRRFVVFHASFTENYRLYSRSHFVKGFELVFLLIVYISFCQSYQNNVTYMIVTYSIWFMSLTWLFAPFLFNPSGLEWEKVVQDWFGWNKWIHNQGGIGIHPVKSWESWWDEEHAHLKYSGINGRIAEIVLSFRFFIYQYGLVYHLDIAQRNQDIMVYGISWLVIITFFVLIKISIEGRRRLSANSHALYRLLKAVLFLCFLSILIVLLSLCGLSGKDLFICALAFLPTGWGLLLVAQAVRPLIEKVGIWDSVQVIARSYDYGMGFLLFAPLAVLAFIPSVSEFQTRLLFNQAFSRRLQIQPILKGKRKNKSPP, encoded by the exons ATGGCATATGAACTAGTAAGTCACCTATCTGGTGCTGTAAGCTTCAAAACAGGGGAAAGTTTTACACCCATATATGGTCAAGGGAAAGGAGACTTTCTGACACAAGTCATTACTCCAATTTACAATGTTGTATACAAG GAATCCCAGAGAAGCAACAATGGAACTGCAGGACACTCTCAATGGAGAAATTATGACGATCTCAATGAGTTCTTCtg GTCGCCTGATTGTTTTCAACTGGGATGGCCAATGCGTTCAGGCATGGCGGACTTGGCGGACTTTTTCTCCACACTTCCACCCGACAAGCATCGG ACATGCCCGATGGATGATGAGAAACCAATATGGCTGGGCAAAACAAATTTTGTTGAGATCCGTTCCTTTTGGCATCTTTTTAGAAGCTTTGATAGGATGTGGGCTTTTTTACTGTTGGCTCTACAG GCGATGATAGTAATGGCATGGCATGGAGTACAATCTCCGTTTGATGTGCTAGATGCATCCATCTTGAAAGATATGATGAGCATTTTCATAACTTCTTCTGTTATCAACTTCCTGCGAG CAATTCTTGACATTGTCTTCACATGGAAGGCAAGGAAAAGCATGTGTTTCTCTCAAAAGTTGAGACTTGTGTTGAAATTGGTTGCGGCCATTATATGGGCCATCCTCCTGTCATTTTATTATGCATTTCCAAGACACCgttccttttgcttttcaagGATGTTCAGCAATAGAGCAAGCCAATGGAGCTGTCTGTCACCATACACAATAACTATCATCGCATACATGACTCCCAATGCCATTGGggtgcttttattttttcttcctgcTCTAGCTTCATGTGTTGAAACTTCAACGTGGAAAATCTTTGCCATCTTGTCTTGGTGGGTTCAG CCTCGGCTTTATGTTGGACGAGGGATGCAAGAAAGTACAATCTCACTGACGAA GTATTCTGTCTTTTGGACGCTCTTATTGACAAGCAAATTGTTATTCAGCTACTACTTTGAG GTTCTGCCATTAGTTGGACCCACTAAGCAGATTATGGAGATGAACATAAAGAAGTATGAATGGCACGAATTCTTCCCTGAAG TGAAGAACAATGCTGGCGCAGTTGTTGCTGTTTGGGCACCTGTTATCCTC GTATATTTCATGGACACACAAATTTGGTATGCTGTTTTCTGTACTATCTTCGGTGGACTTTCTGGTGTTTTTCATCACCTTGGCGAG ATCCGCACAATGGGAACACTTAGAACTAGATTTCATTCTTTGCCTTCTGCTTTTAATGTTCACCTTATGCCAAAGTCTACGAAACGCAAAACGGGTAGCTTCTTCAGCAGTAACTTCAGCAAG GCATCAGAAAAAGCACAAAACCGGAGTGCTGAATTTGCTCAAGTCTGGAACCAAATTATCACTAGTTTTCGCTCGGAGGATCTCATAAGTAACAG AGAAATGGATCTGATGATCGTACCGATCTCTTCAGAGTTAGGTGATTCCTCAGCCTGTTGTCCGCTCTTCCTGCTAGCTGCAAAG CTCTCAACAGCAGTAGACATTGCAAAGAATTTTATCGGCACAGATAGAGATCTTTAcaaaacaattaagaaagaTGTTTACATGCTTAGCGCTGTAAAAGAATGTTATGAATCACTGAAGCATATATTCAATCTGCTTGTTGTTGGGGACAGAGAAAAAAG GATTATGTCTGGCATCATTGAGCAAGTCGAAACAAGCGTTAAGGAATCTACCTTTCTCATGCACTTCAGGATGAAGGAGCTGCCTATTTTGCATAAGAAGTTTGTTCAAATGGTTGATCTTTTG attgaaaATAAGGTTGACTGCCAAGGGAAGCTGGTGAGATTACTCCAAGATATATTTGAAGTAGTAACAGAGGATATGATTATTCATGGTTGCAG CTTTTGTGATTCCGTTCGCTGCTCCCACTCAGCAGACGACATGCTACTATTTTTACCATCTGACACAAATGCCGTTCTTTCTTACCCTCTTCCTGAGTCAGCAGACGACATGCTACTATTTTTACCATCAGACACAAATGCCGTTCTTTCTTACCCTCTTCCTGATGACAGTTCTCTACAGGAGAAG ATAAAAAGATTATATCTGCTGTTAACGATAAATGAATCTGCTATGGATATCCCTGTGAACTTGGAAGCTAGACGCCGTATTTCCTTCTTCAGTACTTCTCTCTTTATGGATATGCCTCCGGCGCCTAAAGTTCGTAGCATGATACCATTCAG TGTCATAACTCCATACTACATGGAGGAAGTTACTTTTTCAGAGGAAGAACTTCACTCGGTGCAAGATGCAGTTTCCATCATCTTTTATATGCAAACGATATATCCAGGTTTCTATCTTTTGAATTCGTTATTTAGATTCTTTTACGTACATTTGTTCTTGGTACTAAGTTGTTCATCTATATCGCCAGATGAATGGAAAAACTTTTTGGAGCGCATAGAATGTGGGGACAGTGATTTTACTGATGCTGAAAAAATGGAGGAGTTAAGGAAATGGGCTTCATACCGTGGACAGACATTAAGTCGAACAG tGAGAGGGATGATGTACTACAAAGAGGCGCTGAAGCTTCAAGCTTTCTTAGATATGGCCAATGAAGAAG AGATTTGTAAGGGTTATGATGCTGTTAAGAGGAATGGGAATGCCCATCACAGGTTATTGGCACAACTGGAAGGAGTTGCtgatatgaaatttacatatgtCGTGTCCTGCCAAAATTTTGGTGCTCAAAAATCGTCCGGAGACCCTCGTGCCCATGACATTGTCGACTTAATGATCAA atATCCATCACTACGGGTTGCTTATATTGAGGAGAGAGAAATGGGAAACGGCCATAAGGTTTATTTCTCCGTCCTAGTCAAGGCAGCCAACAATTTGGATCAG GAAGTATATCGCATACAGCTACCTGGTCCACCTATTATTGGAGAAGGGAAGCCTGAAAACCAAAATCATGCAATTATTTTCACACGTGGTGAGGGCCTTCAAACAATTGACATGAACCAA GACAACTACCTAGAGGAAGCATTCAAAATGAGAAATCTATTGCAGGAGTTCCTCCACCATTCAAGAAAGCGTCCTCCAACTATACTTGGGATGCGCGAACACATATTCACTGGAAG TGTCTCGTCTCTAGCTGGATTCATGTCCTATCAAGAGACTAGCTTTGTAACCATTGGTCAACGGCTGTTAGCAAATCCACTCAA GGTACGTTTCCATTATGGCCACCCAGATGTGTTTGACAGGATTTTTCACTTGACAAGAGGTGGAGTTAGCAAAGCATCAAAAGTTATCAACCTGAGTGAAGATATCTTTGCAG GATACAATTCCACTTTACGACAAGGAAATGTAACTTATCATGAATACATGCAAGTTGGTAAAGGTCGAGATCTAGGTCTTAATCAAATTTCACTTTTTGAAGCCAAAGTTGCCAATGGAAATGCTGAACAATCTCTAAGCCGTGATATATATCGCCTTGGGCATCGGTTTGATTTCTTCCGGATGTTATCCTGCTACTATACAACGGTCGGATTTTACTTCAGTGCATTG GTAACAGTTCTTGGAATATACGTCTTCCTATATGGGCAACTCTATCTAGTTCTAAGTGGTTTGGAGAAAGCAATCCTTTCTGCAGCTGGTGCAGAGCGTAATAGATCTTTGGAAACAGCTCTGGCTTCTCAGTCGTTCATTCAACTTGGACTTCTGACGGGCTTACCAATGTTGATGGAGCTTGGACTCGAGAAAGGATTTCGTACAGCTGTGTACAATTTTTTCCTCATGCAGTTCCAACTAGCCTCTGTCTTCTTTACGTTTAACCTTGGAACAAAAGCACATTATTACAGTTGTACTCTACTTCATGGAGGTGCTAAATATAGGCCAACAGGTCGAAGATTCGTGGTATTTCATGCAAGTTTCACCGAAAATTACCGCCTGTATTCACGCAGCCACTTTGTTAAAGGATTTGAattggttttccttttgattgtTTACATCTCATTTTGCCAATCTTACCAGAACAATGTCACATATATGATAGTTACATACTCCATCTGGTTCATGTCTCTTACCTGGCTGTTTGCACCTTTCCTGTTTAATCCATCTGGCCTTGAGTGGGAAAAAGTCGTACAGGATTGGTTTGGTTGGAATAAGTGGATCCACAATCAAGGTGGGATTGGGATTCATCCTGTTAAGAGTTGGGAATCATGGTGGGATGAAGAACATGCACATTTGAAATATTCAGGGATAAATGGAAGAATAGCTGAAATAGTTCTGTCATTCCGATTCTTCATCTATCAGTATGGGCTAGTCTATCACCTTGATATTGCACAAAGAAACCAAGATATCAtg GTCTACGGCATTTCTTGGCTTGTGATAATAACTTTTTTTGTGCTAATCAAG ATTTCTATTGAAGGTCGGCGGAGGCTAAGTGCAAATTCCCATGCCTTGTACAGGCTACTCAAAGCCGTACTCTTCTTGTGCTTCTTGTCCATATTGATTGTTCTTCTTTCCCTGTGTGGATTGTCAGGGAAGGACCTGTTTATATGCGCTCTGGCATTCTTGCCTACTGGATGGGGTTTGCTATTG GTTGCACAAGCTGTAAGGCCTTTGATAGAGAAAGTTGGCATATGGGATTCAGTTCAAGTTATTGCTCGATCTTATGACTATGGAATGGGGTTCCTTCTTTTTGCACCTTTGGCAGTATTAGCATTCATTCCATCAGTATCTGAATTCCAAACAAGACTTCTTTTCAATCAGGCCTTCAGTCGGCGACTTCAAATACAACCGATTCTTAAAGGAAAACGCAAGAATAAGTCACCACCTTGA